One window of Deinococcus roseus genomic DNA carries:
- a CDS encoding isoamylase: protein MRKPVLGFTLMLALAACGTQMPVQPQESSIAISKEALSPTALGARYTDSTGNVTGTTHITFRVYSSKATRLDVYLYAGAAGAAEKTKYTLVKDAATNIWKVTVPVSSLTAAGIGSTVYYGYRAWGPNWTYNASWTKGSNLGFVSDVDAAGNRFNPNKLLLDPYALEVSHDPTSPTSGNYTGFAYASGPSYRNLDSGNVAPKGIVLNTDTTSYGTKPTRAQKDDIVYEVHLRGLTRGDSSIASCAGTYSGAAQKAAYLQTLGITAVEFLPVQETDNDTNDVTDAASGKSATSTNGDNYWGYMTTNYFAPDRRYSCDKTAGGPTREFKAMVKAFHDRGIKVMIDVVYNHTAEGGTWGTSNTATIFSFRGLDNAVYYSLTADRQNFWDNTGIGHNYNTRNPIAQNLIIDSLKYWRDELGIDGFRFDLASVLGNTCEHGCFNFDKMDSGNALNKIVASVTPRPAAGGSGVDLVAEPWAIGGNSYQVGNFPTGWSEWNGDYRDTIRKDQNKLGTDAITPGQLANKFAGSSELYQDDGRKPWHSVNFMVAHDGFTLKDLYSCNGKNNSQAWPYGASDGGEDNNNSWDQGSIAADQRKAARNGTALLMLNAGTPMMTGGDEFLRSINCNNNPYNLDSSANWLNYTLNTDQTNFKTFTQNMIAFRKAHAALRPANFYSSVDNNGNVMEQLRWFKPDGNVADGAYFGSSSNHALAYRIDATEFGETNQAIYIAYNGWSGAVNFVLPWPGAGKNWYRVTDTCTWAEGAGQVDLNATTNLGGEWTNYSVCGRGLLVLVAK, encoded by the coding sequence TGAGCCCCACCGCATTGGGAGCCCGCTACACCGATTCCACAGGCAACGTGACCGGCACCACCCACATCACCTTCCGGGTGTATTCCTCTAAAGCCACCCGACTGGATGTTTACCTGTACGCTGGTGCTGCAGGAGCTGCTGAAAAAACCAAATACACCCTGGTGAAAGACGCTGCCACCAACATCTGGAAGGTCACTGTTCCTGTCTCCAGCCTCACCGCTGCAGGGATTGGCAGCACCGTGTATTACGGTTACCGCGCCTGGGGACCCAACTGGACTTACAACGCAAGCTGGACCAAAGGCAGCAACCTCGGGTTTGTCTCTGACGTGGACGCAGCAGGCAACCGCTTCAACCCCAACAAACTGCTGCTGGACCCCTATGCACTCGAAGTTTCCCACGACCCCACCAGCCCCACCTCTGGCAACTACACCGGATTTGCCTACGCCTCCGGTCCCAGCTACAGAAACCTGGACTCTGGCAATGTGGCTCCCAAAGGGATTGTGCTGAACACCGACACCACCAGCTACGGCACCAAACCCACCCGCGCCCAGAAAGACGACATCGTCTATGAAGTGCACCTGCGTGGCCTGACCAGAGGAGACAGCAGCATCGCCAGTTGCGCTGGAACCTACTCTGGTGCTGCCCAGAAAGCCGCTTACCTGCAAACCCTGGGCATCACCGCCGTGGAATTCCTGCCCGTGCAGGAAACCGACAACGACACCAACGATGTCACAGACGCTGCCTCCGGGAAATCTGCCACCAGCACCAACGGAGACAACTACTGGGGCTACATGACCACCAACTACTTTGCTCCTGATCGCCGCTACAGCTGCGACAAGACTGCAGGCGGACCCACCAGAGAATTCAAAGCCATGGTCAAAGCCTTCCACGACCGGGGCATCAAAGTCATGATTGACGTGGTGTACAACCACACCGCAGAGGGCGGCACCTGGGGCACCAGCAACACCGCCACCATCTTCAGTTTCCGTGGCCTGGACAACGCCGTGTACTACTCCCTCACCGCAGACAGGCAGAACTTCTGGGACAACACCGGCATCGGGCACAACTACAACACCCGCAACCCCATCGCACAGAACCTGATCATCGATTCCCTGAAATACTGGCGCGACGAACTGGGCATCGACGGCTTCCGCTTTGACCTCGCCTCCGTGCTGGGCAACACCTGCGAACACGGCTGCTTCAACTTCGACAAGATGGACAGTGGCAATGCCCTCAACAAGATTGTCGCCAGCGTGACCCCCAGACCCGCAGCAGGGGGCAGCGGTGTGGACCTGGTGGCAGAACCCTGGGCCATTGGAGGAAACTCCTACCAGGTGGGCAACTTCCCCACAGGCTGGAGCGAATGGAACGGCGATTACCGCGACACCATCCGCAAAGACCAGAACAAACTGGGCACCGACGCCATCACCCCCGGACAGCTGGCCAACAAATTCGCTGGCTCCAGCGAACTGTACCAGGACGATGGCCGCAAACCCTGGCACAGCGTGAACTTCATGGTGGCCCACGACGGCTTCACCCTCAAAGACCTGTACTCCTGCAACGGCAAAAACAACTCCCAGGCCTGGCCTTACGGCGCAAGCGACGGTGGGGAAGACAACAACAACAGCTGGGACCAGGGCAGCATTGCCGCAGACCAGCGCAAAGCCGCCCGCAACGGCACTGCCCTGCTGATGCTGAACGCTGGAACCCCCATGATGACCGGTGGCGATGAATTCCTGCGCAGCATCAACTGCAACAACAACCCTTACAACCTGGATTCCAGCGCCAACTGGCTGAACTACACCCTGAACACCGACCAGACCAACTTCAAAACCTTCACCCAGAACATGATCGCCTTCAGAAAAGCCCATGCTGCCCTGCGCCCTGCCAACTTCTACTCCAGCGTGGACAACAACGGCAACGTGATGGAACAGCTGCGCTGGTTCAAACCCGACGGCAATGTGGCAGATGGTGCTTACTTCGGAAGCTCCAGCAACCATGCCCTCGCCTACCGCATCGACGCCACCGAATTTGGTGAAACCAACCAGGCCATCTATATTGCCTACAACGGCTGGTCCGGCGCAGTGAATTTCGTGCTCCCCTGGCCTGGCGCCGGCAAGAACTGGTACCGCGTCACCGACACCTGCACCTGGGCAGAAGGCGCAGGCCAGGTGGACCTGAATGCCACCACCAACCTCGGCGGCGAATGGACCAACTACAGCGTGTGCGGACGGGGTCTGCTGGTGCTGGTCGCAAAATAA